The Pseudomonas fluorescens genome segment GCCTGCGTGGCAGCCACCCGGTAAAGTGCCGCTCCCCCCCGTTCCACCAGAGGTCGCACCATGAGCCAGCCCATTGATATTGCCGTAATCGGCGCCACCGGTATTGTCGGCGAAACCCTTGTGCAGATTCTCGAGGAGCGCGACTTCCCGGTCGGCAATCTGCACCTGTTGGCCAGCAGTGAATCCGCTGGCAGCTCGGTGCTGTTTCGCAACAAGAACGTGCGAGTGCGCGAAGTCGACGAGTTTGATTTCAGCAAGGTCAAACTGGCGTTCTTTGCCGCCGGCCCGGCCATCACCCTGAGTTACGCGGCTCGCGCCCATGCGGCGGGTTGCTCGCTGGTCGATCTGTCCGGCGCCTTGCCGGCGGATCAGGCGCCGCAAGTGGTGCCGGAGGCCAATGCCGCTGTGCTGGCGAGTTTGAAAGTGCCGTTCCAGGTCAGCAGCCCGAGCCCGTCTGCCACCACATTGGCCGTGGTGCTGGCGCCGCTGCTCGATCTGATCGAGCTGCAATATGTGCATGTCACCGCCAATCTGGCGGTTTCCACCCAAGGCCGCGAAGCCGTGACCGAGCTCGCGCGCCAGACCGCCGAGCTGCTGAACATGCGTCCGCTGGAGCCGACATTCTTCGACCGGCAGATGGCTTTCAACCTGCTGGCTCAGGTCGGCACGCCCGACGCGCAAGGCCACACGATGCTGGAAAAGCGTCTGGTGCGCGAGCTGCGTCAGGTGCTGGTCAAACCTTCATTGAAGATTTCGGCAACTTGCGTTCAAGCCCCGGTGTTTTTTGGCGATAGCTTTAGCGTGACCTTGCAGTCAGCGAACGCTGTCGACCTGGAAAAGGTCAATGCCGCGCTTGAAGATGCCGAGGGGATCGAGCTGGTCGAGGCCGGCGATTATCCGACTGCCGTCGGTGACGCAGTGGGGCAGGATGTGGTCTATGTCGGGCGGGTGCGCACCGGTGTCGACGAGCCGTCGGAACTTAATCTGTGGCTGACGTCAGATAACGTACGCAAAGGTGCGGCGCTCAACGCGGTGCAAGTGGCCGAGTTGTTGATAAAAGACCTGCTGTAAAAGATACTTGGCAACAATTTGTCGACTGATTCTAGCCGGGCGCTATGCTTGGCCAGACCGCTTGATGACGTAATACCCTCCGGGACTTTCCGGGGCATCAAAGAAATGATCGCGCGCGGCATGCTGTCGTCGTCGCGCGCAATGCCTTACGGCAGCGACAATCAACATCTTCTCGCTGGCCGAGGAACGTTCAAACAAAGGAAGAGGCTATGGTTCAAGTTCGCAAACTGGTGTTAGCAATAGCGGCCGCCTCGGCGCTGTCCTCCGGTATGGCGCATGCCCTCGGGCTCGGGGAGCTGACCCTGAAGTCGACCCTGAACCAGCCGCTGGTGGCGGAAATCGAGCTGCTCGATGTCAAGGATCTCACCGCTGCCGAAGTGGTGCCGAGCCTGGCCTCGCCGGAAGATTTCGCCAAGGCCGGCGTCGATCGCCAGGCCTTCCTCAATGATCTGACCTTCACCCCGGTGCTCAACGCCAGCGGCAAAAGCGTGCTGCGCGTAACCTCGAGCAAGCCGCTGTCGGAACCGATGGTGAAATTCCTGGTGCAGGTGATGTGGCCGAACGGCCGTCTGCTGCGTGATTACAGCGTGCTGTTGGATCCGTCGAAGTTCTCGCCGCAGACCGCTGATGCCGCCGCTCAATCCGCGCCAGCGCAAACCATCACCGCGCCGACCACGGGTGCAACGCATTCGACCCACACCACCACGCCCCGTGACACCCTGTGGGAAATCGCGGCGAAGGCGCGCACTGGCGGATCGATCCAGCAGACCATGCTGGCGATTCAGGCGCTGAACCCTGACGCATTCATCGACGGCAACATCAACCGCCTGAAAACCGGTCAGGTGCTGCGTCTGCCGGATCAAGTGCAAAGCACCGCGCTGCCACAGTCCAAAGCGATTGCCGAAGTGGCCGCGCAGAACGAAGCCTGGCGTCAGGGCCGTCGTTACGTGGCCAAGCCTGGCACCGGTCAGCAGCAGCTCGATGCGACCAATCGTGGCCGCGCCAATACTGGTGCTGCGCAAAACGCCAAGGACAACCTGAGCCTGGTGTCCGCCGAAAGCGCAAAGGCGCGCGGCAAGGGCCCGGCCGGCGATGCCAAGGCTCTGAGCAACAAACTGGCCGTGACTCAGGAAAGCCTCGACACGACCCGTCGTGACAATGCGGAACTGAAAAGCCGAATGGCTGATCTGCAAAGCCAGTTGGACAAACTGCAACGCCTGATTGAGCTGAAGAACAATCAACTGGCGAAAATGCAGGCTGAAGGTCCGGGCGCAACCCCGGCGCCGGCAGCTGATGCGGCTGCGCCAGCCGTTGCGCCGGTTCCGGCCATTACTGCAGAACTGGCTGCGACTCCGCCGGCGACTCCGGCCCAGGCGGCACCTGCGCCTGAAGCCGCCGCACCGGCACCGGTTGAGCCAGTGGTCGAGCCGAAGCCTGCTGCCGACGAAGACAAAACCTTCAACGAACTGCTGACCAACCCGATCCTGCTGGGTCTGGTCGGTGGTGGTGCGGTGGTGTTCCTGCTTCTGCTGTTGCTGCTGGCCCGTCGCCGCAAGGCGCAACAGGAAGCCGAGAAACACCTGCGCATGGCCCGCGCCCTGGAGGAGCAGTCGTTCTCGCCTGAACTCGATCTGCCTGAAGACAGCTTCGAGGGCCTGGAAGTGCCGGCGGCAAGCGTCAAACTCACACCCGCAGCGGCTCCAGCCCCGGCACCTGCTCCTGTGGTGGCTCCGGTGGTGATGGCCGAGCCAATCGCCGCGCCGCTGGTGGCGCCGGCTGCCGAGCGTTCCGACGACGTCCTGGACAAGGCGCAGTCGCACATCGACGGCGGTCGTCTGAATCAAGCCGCCGCGTTGCTGGAGGAGGGCGTGAGCCTGGAGCCGCAGCGCAGTGATCTGCGTCTGAAGCTGATGGAAGTCTACGGTCGCCAGGGTGATCGCGATGCGTTCGTCGCTCAGGAACGCCAACTGGTTGCCAATGGCGACAACTTCGCCAAGGTCGAAGAGCTGAAAAGCCGCTTCCCGGCCATGGCGGTCGTCGCGGCCAGCGGTCTGGCGGCAGCAGCCATTGCCGCCGAGCTGGACGCGGAATATGTCAAGGAGCTGCTGCTGGACGAGCCTGAGGCGCCAGCTGCTTCTGCTGCGGCAGATGACAATCTGGACAGCGCTTTCGACCTGAGCCTCGACGATCTCGACAACATCACGCCAGTAGAACCTGTGGCGGCTGTCGAGCCGGAAGCGCCGGTCGAACTCGACGAATTTCCATCGGACGACGATCTGAGCTTCGAATCGGTGCTGCAGCAGCAAACCGACATCAAGGAAAACCTCGACGACCTCTCCGACTTCGACCTGGATCTGGACCTCGGTGCAGACCCTGCGCCTGCACCGGTCGAGCTGGCAGACGATGATTTCCTGCTGGATCTGGACGAAGGCGTGAAGGATCTGCCGCTGGTCGAAACTCCAACCGTGGCCGACGTGCCGCAAGACGATCTGGAGCTGCCAGCCGACTTCGACCTGTCCCTGGCAGACGAAATGGACGCTGCGCCAGCCGAGCCGGATGCGTTCGCCGCCGAGCTGGACGACGTCAATGCCGAGCTGGATCGCCTGTCGAGCAGCATCAACGAGCCAAGCTTCACCGAAGCTGATGCTGCGTTGGGTGATGATCTGGGTGAGGATGACTTCGACTTCCTGTCCGGCACCGACGAAGCCGCTACCAAGCTCGATCTGGCGCAGGCCTACATCGACATGGGCGACAACGATGGCGCGCGCGACATCCTCAATGAAGTCATCAGCGAGGGCAACGACAAGCAGAAGAGCGAAGCGAGCGAAATGCTTTCGCATCTGGTCTGAGTCGGCGTTCAGCGGTAAACAGAACGGCAGCCCATGAGGCTGCCGTTTTTGTTTGGGTCTGGTTTCCCCGTCCCGCCGCCTTATAATGCCCGCCTTTGTAGATCAGCAGGCTGTACCGACTTGGCAAACATAGATAATCCGGCCGCCGAAATGGCCCCCGAAGGCTTTTTCCGCGTCGCCCTGGGCGTTGAATACAAGGGCTCGCGCTACAGCGGCTGGCAGCGTCAGTCCACCGGTGTGCTCACCGTGCAGGAAACCCTGGAAAAAGCCTTGTCGAAGGTCGCCAATTCGCCGATATCGCTGCAATGCGCCGGACGCACCGATGCCGGCGTTCATGCCTGCGGG includes the following:
- a CDS encoding FimV family protein — encoded protein: MVQVRKLVLAIAAASALSSGMAHALGLGELTLKSTLNQPLVAEIELLDVKDLTAAEVVPSLASPEDFAKAGVDRQAFLNDLTFTPVLNASGKSVLRVTSSKPLSEPMVKFLVQVMWPNGRLLRDYSVLLDPSKFSPQTADAAAQSAPAQTITAPTTGATHSTHTTTPRDTLWEIAAKARTGGSIQQTMLAIQALNPDAFIDGNINRLKTGQVLRLPDQVQSTALPQSKAIAEVAAQNEAWRQGRRYVAKPGTGQQQLDATNRGRANTGAAQNAKDNLSLVSAESAKARGKGPAGDAKALSNKLAVTQESLDTTRRDNAELKSRMADLQSQLDKLQRLIELKNNQLAKMQAEGPGATPAPAADAAAPAVAPVPAITAELAATPPATPAQAAPAPEAAAPAPVEPVVEPKPAADEDKTFNELLTNPILLGLVGGGAVVFLLLLLLLARRRKAQQEAEKHLRMARALEEQSFSPELDLPEDSFEGLEVPAASVKLTPAAAPAPAPAPVVAPVVMAEPIAAPLVAPAAERSDDVLDKAQSHIDGGRLNQAAALLEEGVSLEPQRSDLRLKLMEVYGRQGDRDAFVAQERQLVANGDNFAKVEELKSRFPAMAVVAASGLAAAAIAAELDAEYVKELLLDEPEAPAASAAADDNLDSAFDLSLDDLDNITPVEPVAAVEPEAPVELDEFPSDDDLSFESVLQQQTDIKENLDDLSDFDLDLDLGADPAPAPVELADDDFLLDLDEGVKDLPLVETPTVADVPQDDLELPADFDLSLADEMDAAPAEPDAFAAELDDVNAELDRLSSSINEPSFTEADAALGDDLGEDDFDFLSGTDEAATKLDLAQAYIDMGDNDGARDILNEVISEGNDKQKSEASEMLSHLV
- a CDS encoding aspartate-semialdehyde dehydrogenase, which codes for MSQPIDIAVIGATGIVGETLVQILEERDFPVGNLHLLASSESAGSSVLFRNKNVRVREVDEFDFSKVKLAFFAAGPAITLSYAARAHAAGCSLVDLSGALPADQAPQVVPEANAAVLASLKVPFQVSSPSPSATTLAVVLAPLLDLIELQYVHVTANLAVSTQGREAVTELARQTAELLNMRPLEPTFFDRQMAFNLLAQVGTPDAQGHTMLEKRLVRELRQVLVKPSLKISATCVQAPVFFGDSFSVTLQSANAVDLEKVNAALEDAEGIELVEAGDYPTAVGDAVGQDVVYVGRVRTGVDEPSELNLWLTSDNVRKGAALNAVQVAELLIKDLL